A region from the Wansuia hejianensis genome encodes:
- a CDS encoding ketose-bisphosphate aldolase, with amino-acid sequence MLVTLTELLEEAERENKAIGSFSTFNMEMTMGIIKAAEELQSSIILQIAEKRLDNSPLDYVGAMMVQAAKQAGVKVAVHLDHGISADTIRKAIGLGFTSVMYDGSRQSFEKNIEETNEICRLAHPAHVSVEAELGAVGGQEATGQVEEIVCTDLEEAVEFAARTEIDALAIAIGNAHGHYHGRPQLDFRRLQEIHEAVPVPLVLHGGSGISPEEFRNCIRLGIRKINIATANMDALVDSAKEYFSAGSPYSYFDLNECMVKGTYHTVKNCIEIFNNKSNPQGTWQCMP; translated from the coding sequence GTGTTAGTTACTTTGACTGAATTGCTGGAAGAGGCAGAGCGGGAAAACAAGGCTATAGGCTCCTTCAGCACGTTCAATATGGAAATGACCATGGGAATTATAAAGGCGGCTGAGGAATTGCAATCCAGTATTATTTTGCAGATTGCAGAAAAACGGCTGGATAATTCTCCACTGGACTATGTGGGGGCGATGATGGTGCAGGCCGCGAAGCAGGCCGGCGTCAAAGTGGCGGTTCACCTGGATCACGGAATTTCGGCGGATACGATCCGGAAAGCTATTGGGCTGGGATTTACATCCGTCATGTATGACGGATCGAGACAGTCTTTTGAAAAAAATATAGAGGAAACCAATGAGATCTGCCGTCTGGCACATCCGGCCCATGTATCTGTTGAGGCGGAATTGGGAGCGGTGGGGGGACAGGAAGCGACCGGGCAGGTGGAAGAAATCGTGTGCACGGATCTGGAAGAAGCTGTGGAGTTCGCGGCAAGGACAGAAATTGATGCGCTGGCCATCGCCATCGGAAACGCGCACGGGCACTACCATGGCAGGCCGCAGCTGGATTTCCGCCGGCTGCAGGAGATCCATGAGGCAGTTCCTGTTCCGCTTGTGCTGCATGGGGGCAGCGGAATTTCTCCGGAAGAATTCAGAAACTGCATCCGCCTGGGCATCCGGAAGATTAATATTGCCACCGCGAATATGGATGCGCTGGTAGACAGTGCTAAGGAGTACTTTTCCGCCGGGAGTCCCTATTCCTATTTCGATTTAAACGAATGTATGGTTAAGGGCACCTACCATACGGTGAAAAACTGTATCGAAATATTTAATAACAAATCAAACCCGCAGGGCACTTGGCAATGCATGCCCTGA
- a CDS encoding ABC transporter permease — MNIKKKISGSPWVWPLLGILLLWIGISILNGNFEISTLGVNINLSCFLLIMTIGQAVVITTGEGAIDLSLTYVVSFVPYLISGVSLAVGNYAAGVLAGLAACIVIGVANGVVNYYLKVPAMITTLAVGYIVYSLTMVISSRQISGAPNESFKRLIQTGTFLGIPVRIFITAAVVLAAWFVINRTVFGWQLRAAGMNRTAAGFAGVNLPKVVITAFIMTAVLTFFASIMLNAYLGMGGQNAGSAYLLPCVAAAVIGGTSLNGGKTSMVGIVFASIMWTMLNAFLNIALTQWHLNSAIKNLIQGAVLILVLIAAVPKKQINE, encoded by the coding sequence AGAAAATCAGCGGCAGTCCCTGGGTGTGGCCATTGCTTGGAATTCTCCTGCTGTGGATCGGTATTTCCATATTAAACGGCAATTTTGAGATTTCTACTCTTGGCGTGAATATTAATTTGAGCTGCTTTCTGCTGATTATGACCATAGGGCAGGCAGTGGTAATCACAACGGGTGAAGGAGCCATTGACCTTTCGCTGACCTACGTAGTGAGCTTTGTACCCTACTTGATCTCCGGGGTTTCGCTGGCCGTGGGAAATTATGCCGCCGGAGTTCTGGCAGGGCTGGCAGCCTGCATTGTGATAGGAGTGGCCAATGGGGTTGTCAATTATTATCTGAAGGTTCCGGCGATGATCACGACGCTGGCTGTGGGGTATATTGTCTATTCCCTAACCATGGTGATCTCTTCCCGGCAGATATCAGGGGCGCCCAATGAGTCATTCAAAAGGCTCATACAGACGGGGACGTTCTTGGGGATTCCGGTGCGCATTTTCATCACGGCTGCCGTCGTGTTGGCCGCCTGGTTCGTGATTAACCGGACCGTATTTGGGTGGCAGCTCCGTGCGGCCGGCATGAACCGAACGGCAGCCGGATTTGCAGGCGTCAACTTGCCTAAGGTTGTAATTACAGCTTTTATCATGACGGCTGTGCTCACATTTTTTGCCAGCATTATGCTGAATGCCTACCTGGGTATGGGCGGTCAGAATGCGGGAAGCGCATATCTCCTGCCCTGCGTGGCGGCGGCGGTGATCGGAGGCACCAGTCTGAACGGAGGCAAGACGAGCATGGTTGGAATTGTATTCGCGAGTATTATGTGGACGATGCTCAATGCCTTTTTGAATATCGCGCTGACCCAGTGGCATCTGAACAGCGCTATTAAAAATTTGATCCAGGGTGCGGTTTTGATCTTAGTCCTGATTGCTGCGGTTCCCAAAAAACAGATCAATGAGTAA